In the Lepidochelys kempii isolate rLepKem1 chromosome 3, rLepKem1.hap2, whole genome shotgun sequence genome, one interval contains:
- the LOC140909080 gene encoding uncharacterized protein encodes MQSSSAEVTMMESQNRKRAPAWTEQEVRDLITVWGEESVLSELRSSFRNAKTFVKISQGMKDRGHNRDPKQCRVKLKELRQAYQKTREANGRSGSEPQTCRFYDELHAILGGSATTTPAVLFDSFNGDGGNTEAGFGDKEDDDEVVDSSQQASGETGFPNSHELFLTLDREPVPPKPTQGCLLDPAGGEGTSTACVSMITGSSPSQRLVKLREKKKRTRDEMFSELILSSHTDRAQTNAWRQIMSECRKAQNDREER; translated from the exons atgcagagctcatcagcagaagtgaccatgatggagtcccagaatcgcaaaagagctccagcatggaccgaacaggaggtacgggatctgatcactgtatggggagaggaatccgtgctatcagaactccgttccagttttcgaaatgccaaaacctttgtcaaaatctcccagggaatgaaggacagaggccataacagggacccgaagcagtgccgcgtgaaactgaaggagctgaggcaagcctaccagaaaaccagagaggcgaacggccgctccgggtcagagccccaaacatgccgcttctatgatgagctgcatgccattttagggggttcagccaccactaccccagccgtgttgtttgactccttcaatggagatggaggcaacacggaagcaggttttggggacaaagaagatgatgatgaggttgtagatagctcacagcaagcaagcggagaaactggttttcccaacagccacgaactgtttctcaccctggaccgggagccagtaccccccaaacccacccaaggctgcctcctggacccagcaggcggagaagggacctcca ctgcatgtgtttcaatgatcacaggatcttctccttcccagaggctagtgaagcttagagagaaaaaaaaacgcactcgcgatgaaatgttctccgagctcattctgtcctcccacactgacagagcacagacgaatgcgtggaggcaaataatgtcagagtgcaggaaagcacaaaatgaccgggaggagaggtga